CAGTATAGGTGCTTTTTTTAGCCGTTCCATAAGCAATAACAATGACTTCGTCCAGTGCCTTTTCATCACCTTTAAGTGAAATACTTATAGTTTTGCGGCCATTGACCTGCACTTCTTGTGGGCTATAACCTACGGCAGATATACTCAATGTTGCATCGGGGTTTGCGCTTAGGGTAAAAAGGCCATTTTCGTTTGTCGATGTCCCTTGATTAGCGCCTTTTACATTAATCGTAACTCCGCTAATTGGTTTTCCGTTGCTGTCTGTTATTTTACCAGCAATTTGGATCTGTTGTGCATATAAAGACTGCATCGAACTACAGGCTATGAGACACAACGTTGTGAGCACATGTTGTTTCATAAAAGTGTGAATTGATTAATTTAGTTGTTAATATTTTGGTGCTGTCGAGTGTTGGTCAAACTTGCGATAGCAATTCAGTGCAATCTTTTCTTTAAGAAAAAAACATTGCACTGAATATAGGGTTATTTTCTTACAATTCCAATTCCCGGACGGTCGGGGAGAAGGCAACTGCCATTTACCACGGTCATGCCGTCGTATATATCATTTCCGATTAATAAAGCACCATCTAGATCTGCCCAGTCTGTTAATGGTGCAAGTTGTGCAGCGGCACTAATAGCGCAGGAAGTTTCGGTCATACAGCCGATCATGACTTTCATTTCCAGCGAACGGGCAAGTTCTGCCATTCGCTTCGCTTCGCGCATGCCCGTGCATTTCATCAATTTAATGTTAATACCCGAATAAACCCCCTTTAAACCCGGTACATCGACCAATCGTTGGCATCCTTCGTCGGCGATTGTGGGAATTGGGCTATGTTCTGTCAACCAGGCATTGTCATCGATCTGTTCTTTAGGCATAGGCTGTTCTAAGAAAGAAACATTTCTTTCTGCAAGCCAATGCGCCATCTCCAAGGCTTCTTCACGTGTTTTCCAACCCTGGTTCACATCGGCACATAACGGTCGATCGGTAACCTGACGGATGGTATCAATAATCATTTTGTCGGTGTCGAGCCCCAGTTTCACCTTTAAAATTTTAAACTGATCAGCCTCGGCGACTTTTGTGCGGATCATTTCTTCTGTATCGATCCCAATGGTATAGGATGTTGGTGGAATAAGATCAGGATTCAATCCCCATATCTTATAATAAGGCTGGTTCATGATTTTGCCGAGGATATCATGGAGGGCGATATCAATGGAAGCTTTAGCGGCGGTATTTTTCACGGCGAGCTGATCAATATAATGCAGGATTTCTTCGGTTTGAAAAGGTGAGTTAAAACCTGTGAGATCAATTTGATTCAAAAACGAAATGACGCTATCCTGCGACTCGCCAAGGTAGGGGGGCATACTTGCTTCACCATAACCTATAATGCCATCATACTCCAATTCGGTCAAAACAACCGGTGTTGTGCTTCGGCTAAAGGAAGCTACCGTAAAGATGTGGCGCAATGTTAACGTGTAAGGTCGAAACCTTAATTTAAAGGGCCCAAAATCTTTACTGATCCATTCAGATTGATTACTCATCGCCATGTTTATTTGTTGCTGTAATAATTGTTTTCAACGACTTTCTGTATTGCACTATCGTGTGCACCGAGGTAACGGCGTGCAGCCACTACGGTACGCGTTTGAAAATCATCGTAGTTTGCGGCATCCTTTAGCATGCTGTTGATCCGAACCAAGCCTGCAGCATGAATAAAGGTTCCATTGCCAATATAGAGTGCAACATGTGTTACACGCGCATTAGGATTGCTATTTTTGCCCGCCGCGAAGAATAATAAGTCTGCGGGTTTTAGATTTTTGAGTGCTTTCTCAGGGTCGAAATGCCCTTCTTGATCTAAAATATCGATTTTTTCACCTGCAAGTACTTGTTGCGATGCATCTCTCGGAATTACAAAGCCGTTCATAAAGAAGCTAGTTTTGGTAAAGCCGCTGCAGTCTACACCTTTCACCGATGTCCCTCCCCATAAATAGGGCAGACCTAACATTGTTTTTGCACTGGCAATAATATTTTCCGCCGTAGGTTGGCGTGTTTCAAACCAATTTTTTAAGGTTAGACTTTCTGATTTTTTAATATAACCTGAACGTCCATCGGGATAGGCAATTTCATAAAAATTGCCTTTCTGTCCTTTTAACTGAAGAATGTCTCCATAAACGAGATCAGACACCCGCTGGCTTTTTTCATTGGGTTCAGAATATGATTTTCCAAATTCAGCTGTATAAATCACTTTTTCTGCTTGTCGCCAATTGGCCAACATGGTCTTGTCCATGGCTTCGATGGATGAACTGGGGACCCAAGCGATATAGCCGTCGGGTGTACGAACACGGTAGTCGCCGCTCTTTTTTTGCAGAAGGTCAACTTGTGTTCCGAGTAAAACCTGGCTAGTCAGCTCCGCAGCATTATCTGGAAATGTGCGCATGTTTGCAACAGAGAGTCTGATGACTCCAGTAGTTTTTTCACCTACACTTGCATCGGGCAGCAGTTGTACTTGAATATTGGCTGATATATCTTTTGCCTTTTGTTCCAAAACGAACTTAGCATCTTTTTCAGTTGTTTCAAGCACGTATTGGTTCTGTGCTATATCCGCTTTCTGGATGGCCACGATCTTGGTTCTTTTATCGGGCGCAAATTCACGTTTTACGTTTTCTTGCAACTCTTTGATCTTGAAATAAGTCGTGGAATCCAGCTGCTGAGCCTGACCGCTTTCAACACCTATAAGGCTTGCATAAGCTAAAATAGCGAATTTAAGAGTGTTTTTCATGCGAATTAGTTTGTTTCTAAAGATAGGATTAATTCATAATATAAGTCAATTTTTATTGTCGATTTTTAAGTGATTTTGATGTTATGTTGCTAAAAAACGAATGTTTGGGTTTAATTACAATTAAATCATCTAATTGCTAAAACCATTTTGTAATATTGCTTATTGATTATGAAGGCAGTATTCTTCTTCCATTACCGACAAAGCTGCAAAAATGTAGGATGGCATTTTCCGGCGGATATTGACGAAGTAGGTTTTGGGGGTAGATCTGATGCAAGGCAGTGTATTACGCTAGAAAAGAAAGTGATGCTTTTCTGCAGTCAATGATGAAAATTTTTTGTGTTCGGTGCACTGAAAGCAGTTTTGATGATTGTTTTTTGCCGGATTAATAAATAGCGATAGATTTATAAAATAGTAATAAGGAAATGAGTTCAAGACGTGATTTTATTCGGCAAGGTTTGATTGCTGCAACCACAATGGGGACATTAACCGCATTCGATGCGAAAGGATTGACGATTGCAGCAAAAAGCAATGTTAAAAATTATCCCATTGTAATTTCAACTTGGGACTTTGGGATCGCAGCAAATAAAGCCGCTTGGGAAATATTGTCTAAAGGAGGGAAGGCATTGGATGCGGTAGAGCAAGGCGTACGCGTTCCCGAGGCTGATCTCAAGAATATGACAGTGGGTAAAGGTGGTTATCCCGATCGCGACGGTCACGTCACACTTGATGCTTGTATCATGGATGCGGATGGTAACTGCGGTGCTGTTGCCGGAATGGAAAAAATTGGACATCCAATATCCGTAGCACGGCTGGTCATGGAAAAAACACCCCATGTCATGCTGGTAGGTGAAGGCGCATTGCAATTTGCGTTAGAAAATGGTTTTAAGGAAGAAAATCTACTGACCCCAGAAGGTGAAAAAGCCTGGAAGGAATGGTTGAAGGAGAAAAAATACAAACCTGTAGCCAATATTGAAAACCAATCTTTTGCAGCAGAACGTTTGCCTGGAAACCAATACAACCACGATACAATCGGTATGTTGGCATTGGATGCTAATGGGAATATCTCTGGAGCTTGCACCACCAGCGGTATGGCTTTCAAGATGCATGGTCGGGTAGGAGATAGCCCTATTATTGGAGCTGGACTTTATGTCGATAATGAAGTAGGTGGAGCTACATCAACCGGAGTTGGCGAAGAAGTTATTCGGAATGTAGGAAGTTTTTTAGTCGTCGAATTGATGCGTCAGGGTTATTCTCCTGAAGACGCCTGCAAGGAAGCTGTGATGCGTATCGTGAAGAAGAAACCTGCAATTGCGAAGGAAATTCAAGTTGGATTCTTAGCAATTAATAAAAAAGGGGAATATGGTGCCTATGCACTACAACAAGGTTTTTCCTATGCAGTTTGTGACAGTAAACAACAAGATTTGTTGATTAAAGGAAAGCACTACTATTAATATTAAAAATAAGGGCTGATTAATCATTATATTTGTCTAAACATATAGTCGCATCGGCTGTATGTCCATAAAAGTAAGAGTTAAATACGCAAGATTATAAAAGTATGAAAGCAACATTTGGAGGAGGATGTTTTTGGTGTACAGAAGTTATTTTCCAAAACACTGAAGGGGTAACATCGGTATTACCTGGGTATATGGGAGGACATGTCGATAAACCGACTTATGAGCAGGTTTGTACGGGAACAACTGATCATGTTGAGGTTGTCGAACTAGAATATGACGAAGAGCTGGTGAATTACGAAGAGCTCTTGAAAATCTTCTTTAGGACGCATAACCCGACGACGTTAAATCGTCAAGGTAATGATGTGGGCACGCAGTATAGATCAGTTGTTTTTTACCATAATGAAGAACAAGAGATCTTAGCACAGAATTTTATCGATGAATTGGAAAATGAGGATGTTTACGAGGACCCTATTGTCACAGCGGTAGAACCTGCGTCTACATTTTGGTTGGCAGAAGATTATCATCATAATTATTTTAATGATCATCCTGAAAATCCATTTTGTTCAGTAGTCATTGCTCCAAAACTTCAAAAATTCCTAAAAGAATTTAAAGCTTAAAAAGACAATAATAAGGGGTTGAATCAGGTGGACCTTGGGAAATGGATGTCATAAAATTGGCTTCTGAGTTTCCTGGATTACATATACGAAACAACATGAAAATTAATAATCCACAAAAAAGGCTCGAATATTTATTCGAGCCTTTTTTGTGGATTGAACATGAGTTAGAACATTTCCATCTGTCCTTTATCATCGATTTGAATGTCATTTGGATTGGTGATCTCCAATTTGATATCATCATTTTTATCGGTTGACCCGACCTCCTTCTCTTTTACGGAACTGTCCACTGCCGTTGTACTACTATCAACCGTTGTTTCTGTGGTATCAGTACTTGATTCGGCTGCTTTTTCCTTACCTTTTTGACTTAAATCTTCATCCGCTGTCGTTAGCGTAACCGATTTCACCGTATGGAACGACAGACGGTTTCCTTGCGCTTTTATTCCCTTTACATCAATAATTTCAGTCAAAGGCTGATCGAGCGTTTCTTCCGTTTGGGATTTGCCTTTTAAAATCTCCAATTTGACCATCGGTTCAGCCGCATTACTCATCAGGATCAGTTTGGATCCTGCATCTTCATTGATAAAGGAAATACGTTTTCCAATAGGCTGGTCATCAAATTTAAAACGTTTGACAAAATACGTTCCGCTTTTGCCGTCCTGATGCACGACTGTATAGATATGGTCAGGATAGTATTTTTCTATGCGGATCATTTTCTCGTCGAAGTGGTTGCTTAGATCAAAGTTTGACAATTCGTAGCTACCATCCGAAAGGACCACTAATATCTTGTCGTCGCCGTCGAACTCGCCGAGGTATTGGCCACGCTCATCTGCGTTTAGACGTTTCATGATGCTATCATACCATATTTTTCGTCCTGCTAGTGTAGAGACACCAGAGCTTTTAAAGCTGATTTTTTTGACAGGATATTTTGAGACAATATTTCCTTGTGAAGCACGGCCTTTGATTGCAATCTCGGCAAAGTCCATGTCAAAATTTAGCTTGCGCAATTTTGTGTGCGGTTTAAGCTGTATATTAACCACCTCCGCTTCACCGTTGGGATTGGCTGTGAAATACAGAATTTTTGAGCCCTTGGATCCTTTGGACACATCATATTCTTTATCTCGCGTAACTCCTACTACTGAGAAACGTTTGATAAAACTGGTTCCAGTTTCACCTTCTTTATAGATGGCGTTATAGATTGTCCGCTCATCACCTTTTTTGAAAACAGCAACATGGATAATTCCTTTTCCAACAAATACTTTATCCTGGATTTTACTGACAACATATTTGCCATCCTCCCGGAATACAATAATATCGTCGATATCCGAACAGTCACATACAAACTCATCTTTCTTCATGCCCGAACCAATAAATCCTTCTTCGCGATTGACATATAGTTTGGTATTTGCTAGCGCAACTTGGGTCGCTTCTACTTTATCGAATACGCGCAGTTCGGTTTTACGCTCGCGATCTTTACTATATTTTTCACGCAATTTCTCAAACCATGCAATGGCATATTCTGTCAATTGACGGAGATGGCGCTTGACTTCCTTGATCTCATTTTCGAGTGCTTTCATCATTTCGTCCGCTTTTTTAACGTCGAAACGAGTGATGCTACTCATTGGTTTATCGATCAATTTTTTGTAATCTTCTGGACGTATCTCGCGGTAAAACTGGTCAAAGAAAGGTTCAAACAAGCGATTCAGAACCTGCACTACGACCTCAAAGTCACCGGCATTTTCATAATCCGGATGCTTGTACATCCCCTCCTGAATAAATATTTTTAATAAACTACTGAAAAAGATTTTTTCTTGAAGGTCGTTTAAACGAATCTCCAATTCTCGTTTCAATAAATTTTTGGTGTTTATTGTGTTTTCCGTTAGAATGTCGTTGACACTCATAAAGTGCGGTTTCTCATCCTTAATAACACAGGTGTTAGGGGAGATAGAGACTTCACAGGCTGTAAAGGCATATAAGGCATCAATCGTTACATCCGGAGAAATTCCCGGGGCCAAATGCACGATGATCTCTACATTTCCCGCTGTATTATCCTCGATTTTTTTGATTTTAATTTTTCCCTTATCGTTTGCTGTAACCACACTTTCAATCAGGCCGCCGGTTGTAGTTCCGAATGGAATTTCTGTAATTGCGAGCGTCTTTTTGTCGCGTTCTTCAATCTTCGCACGTACACGGATTTTACCGCCACGTTGCCCCTCATTATAATTTGAAACGTCGGCCATACCACCCGTAGGAAAGTCTGGGAAGATATTCGGACGTTGACCGTTTAAA
The Sphingobacterium multivorum genome window above contains:
- the msrA gene encoding peptide-methionine (S)-S-oxide reductase MsrA, which translates into the protein MKATFGGGCFWCTEVIFQNTEGVTSVLPGYMGGHVDKPTYEQVCTGTTDHVEVVELEYDEELVNYEELLKIFFRTHNPTTLNRQGNDVGTQYRSVVFYHNEEQEILAQNFIDELENEDVYEDPIVTAVEPASTFWLAEDYHHNYFNDHPENPFCSVVIAPKLQKFLKEFKA
- a CDS encoding NlpC/P60 family protein, producing MKNTLKFAILAYASLIGVESGQAQQLDSTTYFKIKELQENVKREFAPDKRTKIVAIQKADIAQNQYVLETTEKDAKFVLEQKAKDISANIQVQLLPDASVGEKTTGVIRLSVANMRTFPDNAAELTSQVLLGTQVDLLQKKSGDYRVRTPDGYIAWVPSSSIEAMDKTMLANWRQAEKVIYTAEFGKSYSEPNEKSQRVSDLVYGDILQLKGQKGNFYEIAYPDGRSGYIKKSESLTLKNWFETRQPTAENIIASAKTMLGLPYLWGGTSVKGVDCSGFTKTSFFMNGFVIPRDASQQVLAGEKIDILDQEGHFDPEKALKNLKPADLLFFAAGKNSNPNARVTHVALYIGNGTFIHAAGLVRINSMLKDAANYDDFQTRTVVAARRYLGAHDSAIQKVVENNYYSNK
- a CDS encoding dipeptide epimerase, translating into MSNQSEWISKDFGPFKLRFRPYTLTLRHIFTVASFSRSTTPVVLTELEYDGIIGYGEASMPPYLGESQDSVISFLNQIDLTGFNSPFQTEEILHYIDQLAVKNTAAKASIDIALHDILGKIMNQPYYKIWGLNPDLIPPTSYTIGIDTEEMIRTKVAEADQFKILKVKLGLDTDKMIIDTIRQVTDRPLCADVNQGWKTREEALEMAHWLAERNVSFLEQPMPKEQIDDNAWLTEHSPIPTIADEGCQRLVDVPGLKGVYSGINIKLMKCTGMREAKRMAELARSLEMKVMIGCMTETSCAISAAAQLAPLTDWADLDGALLIGNDIYDGMTVVNGSCLLPDRPGIGIVRK
- a CDS encoding N(4)-(beta-N-acetylglucosaminyl)-L-asparaginase, with product MSSRRDFIRQGLIAATTMGTLTAFDAKGLTIAAKSNVKNYPIVISTWDFGIAANKAAWEILSKGGKALDAVEQGVRVPEADLKNMTVGKGGYPDRDGHVTLDACIMDADGNCGAVAGMEKIGHPISVARLVMEKTPHVMLVGEGALQFALENGFKEENLLTPEGEKAWKEWLKEKKYKPVANIENQSFAAERLPGNQYNHDTIGMLALDANGNISGACTTSGMAFKMHGRVGDSPIIGAGLYVDNEVGGATSTGVGEEVIRNVGSFLVVELMRQGYSPEDACKEAVMRIVKKKPAIAKEIQVGFLAINKKGEYGAYALQQGFSYAVCDSKQQDLLIKGKHYY
- a CDS encoding DNA gyrase/topoisomerase IV subunit A produces the protein MSDETNFPTEDNQEELGSGKTESGSQTIPISGLYENWFLDYASYVILDRAVPHINDGLKPVQRRILHSLKEMDDGRYNKAANVIGNTMKYHPHGDASIGDAMVQLGQKDLLIDCQGNWGFPITGDSAAAPRYIEGRLSKFANDVVFNPETTEWQLSYDGRNREPVTLPVKFPLLLAQGAEGIAVGLATKIMPHNFIELIDGSIQVLNGQRPNIFPDFPTGGMADVSNYNEGQRGGKIRVRAKIEERDKKTLAITEIPFGTTTGGLIESVVTANDKGKIKIKKIEDNTAGNVEIIVHLAPGISPDVTIDALYAFTACEVSISPNTCVIKDEKPHFMSVNDILTENTINTKNLLKRELEIRLNDLQEKIFFSSLLKIFIQEGMYKHPDYENAGDFEVVVQVLNRLFEPFFDQFYREIRPEDYKKLIDKPMSSITRFDVKKADEMMKALENEIKEVKRHLRQLTEYAIAWFEKLREKYSKDRERKTELRVFDKVEATQVALANTKLYVNREEGFIGSGMKKDEFVCDCSDIDDIIVFREDGKYVVSKIQDKVFVGKGIIHVAVFKKGDERTIYNAIYKEGETGTSFIKRFSVVGVTRDKEYDVSKGSKGSKILYFTANPNGEAEVVNIQLKPHTKLRKLNFDMDFAEIAIKGRASQGNIVSKYPVKKISFKSSGVSTLAGRKIWYDSIMKRLNADERGQYLGEFDGDDKILVVLSDGSYELSNFDLSNHFDEKMIRIEKYYPDHIYTVVHQDGKSGTYFVKRFKFDDQPIGKRISFINEDAGSKLILMSNAAEPMVKLEILKGKSQTEETLDQPLTEIIDVKGIKAQGNRLSFHTVKSVTLTTADEDLSQKGKEKAAESSTDTTETTVDSSTTAVDSSVKEKEVGSTDKNDDIKLEITNPNDIQIDDKGQMEMF